The window CAGgggcctgccccccccccctaaCGATCGAGTAAACTCTGCTATGTACGTCCTTAATCAGGGATAATCTAAGGTGATTACGTGTACTACCCCTATCTTTGTAACGTAAATCTGAAAAAGCGAACCGCCCACGAACAGTCCCTTGAACGGAAAATCGAAAGCAAGGCCTCTCCACAGTTGCAAGCGTATGGTCTTCACGATCCGGCAACGCTTCACCGTCCAGAGCTAATTGTCGCCGGAGAATTAGAGGAATAAGATTAGAACCACACtaggcttctaattatgaggactAGAGGAACTAGATCTAGTTCAAATTAGAATAACTAGGACTAGACTAGAGAACTGATTGATTATGATTTTTTTAGCGGGGTGAGAAGGAAAAATGGGTTTGTTATTTAAGTTGCTGGTGGTGGAAGGGTCGAACCCAGCCCGCACCAGACTGGACATGCATCGGGCCAGATGACAAACCGGCTCCTTCCTAGTTGCTTGTAGCGTCTATATCTCGGATTAAGCGAGACGAGAGGAAACTCTCGCTGAAGGTTTTCCCTCGTCCTGTGTCGTATTAGGTGTTGCTAGCAACACCGCCCAGCTACTTCCCGTAGTAAGTTGTAGGGGCGCGTCCTACTTGAGGCTCTTCGAGCcttttttttctttatttcttaCCTTTTCTCTCTTTTATTATTGTCTTCCCCATTTTTTTCATTCTTTCTTGCATTTTGTTTCTTCGGGtttttttgtttttatgtttATGTTGTTCATTATACttctttttttggttttctttgttcGTTTGGTTATTATTTTACATTTTTTGTACATGCGAACAATATTTTTCTAATCCACGTCTAAATTTATTCCaatacaaaataaatatttttgtaATACACGGTCAACATTTTGCTATACAcatttttaacatttttcaaatacaagattagcattttttaaatgcttgattcaCAGTTTTAAAATAAAAAGTTTATCattttttttaatacatggtaaACATTTTTTCTTTACACATTCAAATTTTTTTAAATGCTCTATTAACATCTTCCAACATTTGTTCAATATTTTTTTAGATgattgattaacatttttatatacatgattaaAGAATTTCATCATTTTTTTAAGTACTTGGTCAACATTTTCTCTATACACATTTAGCATCTTCTAAATGCTTGACTagcatttttcaaatgcttgttcaacatttttccaAATGCTCGATttacatttttatatacatggtcaaattttttcatcatttttaatacatggtcgacatattttctatacacatttaacatctCCCAAATGTTtggttaacatttttttaaatacctgtgaactttttttttccaaaatgcttgattaacatttctatatacatgatcaaaagGTTTCATCATTTTTCACTACATGATCAAcaatttttctatacacattcaACATTTTACCGAATGCTTGTTCAAAATTTCCCAAATACTTGTTCTACATTTTTCAAATGTGTTTTGCAGAGTGTTTTTTGTAGAATAGTTTAAAGTCAAAAGAAACGtacaaaaataaagcaaaaaacaacaacagaaaacagaaaaaacaagcaaaaaaagagGTTGCGGCCTGCTGCACGCGTGGGCTGGCCCATCTTGCTCCCCCTTCAGTGTGTCAGAAGCTAGGACTCGCCGAAGGCGAGATATAAGGGCATCACTAGTTGCTTGGGTTGGATGGATTAGGAAGCAGGATGTACTAAATATACTGGTTATGATACTCAGCGAAGGTTTCGCTGGGGAGATAGGATTTGCGAACATTTTTCGCGGCATTTTATGTCACGGGAACATGGCAATTCCCTCAAGCGAACATGGCAAATTTCACAGCAAATCCCTCGTTTGTAAAATATGCCATGTGTCTCTGAAGGACTTGCCATAAAAATATTCACAAATACCATGCTCCTAGGGGAAAGTTCGCTGGCTATTGCGGTCCAAAAAACCCCGGTGGTAGGTAGTTGTGTTTTAAAAGTTAGAATGGTGCAGAACTGCACAACATGCAAGGTGATGATTAGTAGCCTGAAAAAGCAGGCGGTTATTGGTGCATGTCACAGCTAATCTCCCATGGATGTGCTAGCTTCAGTCGCATCCTCTTTTACGTCAGGATCTGACTCCAACCGCGAATTAGCCCGACGTGTTAAGAAGGAGTACTTGTACCCGGTGGTCCAAGATCAGAGAGTGAACCACCTGCGCGTGGGTTGTCGGACTTGACCCGTGTGAATAGATATATGCAAGCAGTGTCTGGCGAAGAAGTGACTACTCTTATGGTCTAAGAAATTAAATCACATGTTAACTCTCTGTGTTATAACAATTGGCTTGTGACGATTGCATCACAAAGTATACAAAcaagtttgggtcgattcaatatgatcgttcttccaacgtcatattcttaatgttgttttaggactatcgttacacttaacgatatcctaagattCAGAAAGCGTGATCTGCAACAACACTTGAGCTGGTCTTAGAGGTGAGACTAGAAATCATATCTCGCCATTTACTATTCCACACATGCATATGAATTTCCCACTAAATCGCGTATTCGCGAATCATAGTAGttatagcatagaatataaactcttaattataaacatggaatataataatacaatattattgccttaCGGCATATTTTCAACAtttagttcttcttcttcctatgttCAGTTCACTTTAGTTCTTCTTCTATTATGTTATGTTGTTGTTCTGTGTCATCTGTTTTACTTCAAAGAACTTGCGCGTTTTGAAGAAATTGTcgaatctcccattcaccccctaTTTGATATATGATCATAAGATACATCAAACTCACATGTCCCATGCAATGGCGGAGTTACAAAAAATTCCCTGGGCAGGCTATTCCAAAGGGAACATCACGGATTTTGCTCTCAAGGCCCAACTATACACTGTATGGTGGCTGGACTGGGCGGGCCATGGACTGGTTTTACCCCCAACATTGCTCCACCATTGGTCCCATGATGATCATGTGTGATATTTGAAAGGCACTCAGGGCAAATATTGGTTACAATCCCTTTGCCTTTCTGATATGGGTTGTTCAACATAAATCTTGCTAAGCTTCAGACATCTCTCAACATAGTGGAACCCTCTCAAACTTTCAAATACATGTTCAGATTAATTTAATTTTTGTTTTGTGAAATTTGTGTTTTCTTGTGATTTGTGGTgggggcttggggggggggggggggtcacaTTTATTCCTAACTTGAAGGGCTTCTTTGACTGCGGGGATTAGAAAAACATACGAATAGGAAATACATGATTGGAATGGCACACTCATTCGAATCTTACATGATTTCAGTCATTTGCTAGCATGAGAGATAGTGCAAAGAAATACCTTGCAATAATTCCTTTGAGTTTCAAACAATCCATACATGAAAAATTCCTTAAAAAGTCAATATTTCAAAATCCATATAAAAATGCTTTGAATCAAAGAGGACCAAGGATGTCTATTAGGTTAGGTTAAAATGTTTATTTTCACTAAGGTTTTAGAGTATTTATGATTTTACTCCCTCTACAGATTATAAATTGTCCTCATCTCCCATATATTTTGATTTTATTTCTCGCGCTTTTCTTCTACAAATACTTCAGGTTCATTTATCAAAATTGATGACTAGCTACCGCACATGCAACAACCACCACCAATACACTAGATACCACCTTGCAGCAGGGTCTGGCACACTTTAATTCAAGGGTATTCAGCTGAATAACCATTTTTAGAAGAACTTTTGTGTTAGCATTTctcatgtgtgtgtgtgtgtgtgtgtgtgtgtgtgtgcgtgtgtgtgtatgTATGTAATATCTCTATCTCTATACTTTACTTAGAAAAGGAATAGCATCTCTTTTCCTGACAAAGTGCTTCGTCCAAACCTTCAATCCTTTTTCTTAGCATAATTCCTTGAAAACCGCCTTAACTGACTCACCTTTTATTGAGTTAACAAATAAACTTACGCTCCGTTTGGATGTTTGCATTGGGAACCTTTGCATTGCATTGGATTGAATACCAATATCACAGGATCTTGATATTTAGATTGAATGCCAACATTTCTGTTTGGATGTTTACGTATTCGGAACATGGACTTGATATTGAGGTTGAATGCCAAAATGATGTTTACAATTTACATGTTTCAAACTGAAGTATCCATGACATGCCCATTTATTGGAATGATCCATCATCCAATTTCTTCTTACGAGTAATATCTTGAGCGAGAAAGATGGAAGCATGTGCGTGAGGAAGCATCTATACTATCTTGGACCAGAAAGAATACAACTACTCTTTGCTATTGCTTGCAACGAACTCAGCTTCGTGCACCTGCAATTAAAGTAGAGGATGCACACAGAGAGCACACAGGCACATAGGAACAAACTCCGAAATATTACAAAATAAAAATCATAAAGTATACGTAGGTAAGTAAATCGCGAGCCGTATTTGATAAATATTTATTTACACAATCACATTAATACGATCAATTAAATCACAGCTAATGTATTAAAATATTTATACTCAGTTGCAATGCACGAACAATTATCTAGTGTATTAAAGACAAAGTATTATACCTTCATAGTTGACATGTAGTAGTTTGATTTGTAAGTTTAGCATTTTTGtccatgcaaaaaaaaaaaggTTTAGCATTTTTGTTTGTTTATATATGTTAATTTTGAATGCCCATCCTTAAAATCCGGGACCCACTGCACGCCTGCCTTGCAGAATTCTCAAATGTGAAATGTAAACAGTTTCAAAAGTTTAGGGTGTGTATATTTTTGGTCCTGGACCTGAAGGGTGCAATCTACAATTTTGTTGCGACTTTCACTTTTTACAAGATGTAAGAGAGAGCAAGAATTCCAAAGCAGTGGACATGAAGACTAATTACATAATAATAATTCAAAAGAAAGCTAAAGCAAAAGCCCCGAAAAAGAAAAGCAAATGATGCCTCCCAGCTCTTCGCCAAAAGCAAGCAAGGAATCGATCCGTGCTGCTTTGTTGCTTAACTAGAATGAATGCAGGTGTTCTTCCCACTCTCGGTCTTCTTGTATCAGCTTCCACACACTTGGCTGTAACAGGGCAATCAATGGCGCTCCTACGTCCGCGCCTAGCCGCCCTGCTCGCTCTGTGCGCGTGCGCCATGGCTGCGCCGGCGGCCGCCGCCAACGTGTCGATCACGACGTGCCGATCCTTCTGCGGCAACATCACGGTGGACTACCCGTTCGCGCTCCACGCCGGGTGCGGCCACGCGGGGTTCCGCGACCTGCTCTACTGCATCGACCGCACGCTCATGCTGCACCTCCCCTCGGGCTCCTACCGCGTCCTCGACGTCGACTACGCCTACCGCGGCCTCACCCTGCACGACCCGGCCATGTCCGACTGCCGCGCCATCGACCGCTCCCCGGGCGGCCGGGGCAACGGGTTCGTCGTCGAGCCGTGGCGCGCGCCGTTCCTGGCCCCGGACCCGGACAACGTGTTCCTCCTCCTCGGCTGCCGCGCCAGCTCGCCGCTCTTCCAGGGCTTCCCCGACCGCCACCTGCCGTGCCGGAACGTGTCCGGGATGGGGTGCGGCGACTACTACGGCTGCCCCGCGTGGGACGACTACGGGCGCCGGCCGTCCGGCGCGGCGTACGGGTCGGCCGTGCCGCCCGAGTGCTGCGCGGTGTCGTGGGGCGCCATCCGGGCGGTGAACGTGAGCCGTCTCCAGTGCGAGGGGTACAGCAGCGCGTACAGCCTCGCGCCGGTGCGCGCCGAGGGGGCCGGCGGGTGGGCGTACGGCATCCGGGTGGCGTGGGCGCTGCCGGAGGCGAACCGGGGGTTCTGCGGCGCGTGCCGCGCCACGGGCGGGGTGTGCGGCCACGACGTGGAGAGCCGCGGCGACCTGTGCCTCTGCGGTGACTGGAACTCGACCTCCAACTGCGACTCCTCGGCGGACGCCGCGCCGTCAAGCGCCGCGGCGCCTGGCGCCGCCATTGCCGCCCTTCTCTTGGCCCTTCTCGCCTCAGGTACCGTAACATATTGACGTAGTACATTTCAGTA is drawn from Aegilops tauschii subsp. strangulata cultivar AL8/78 chromosome 1, Aet v6.0, whole genome shotgun sequence and contains these coding sequences:
- the LOC109768008 gene encoding uncharacterized protein gives rise to the protein MALLRPRLAALLALCACAMAAPAAAANVSITTCRSFCGNITVDYPFALHAGCGHAGFRDLLYCIDRTLMLHLPSGSYRVLDVDYAYRGLTLHDPAMSDCRAIDRSPGGRGNGFVVEPWRAPFLAPDPDNVFLLLGCRASSPLFQGFPDRHLPCRNVSGMGCGDYYGCPAWDDYGRRPSGAAYGSAVPPECCAVSWGAIRAVNVSRLQCEGYSSAYSLAPVRAEGAGGWAYGIRVAWALPEANRGFCGACRATGGVCGHDVESRGDLCLCGDWNSTSNCDSSADAAPSSAAAPGAAIAALLLALLASGLSSGSIANI